From Domibacillus sp. DTU_2020_1001157_1_SI_ALB_TIR_016, a single genomic window includes:
- a CDS encoding acyl-CoA dehydrogenase family protein, whose product MNLELTDVQQRTRDAARHFAENIAAAFVPQMEAGEFPYALVQKMAEHGLMGLTVPKEYGGAGLDFVSYITAVHELSKVSAAAGVILSVHTSVGTAPILAFGTEEQKNAYIPKLASGKWLGAFCLTEPSSGSDASSLKTTARRDGDAYVLNGSKLFVTNGGAADLYVIFARSEAGITAFVVEKGTPGFLIGKDEKKMGLHGSKTTALTFEDMRLPLQNRLGEEGRGFQIAMSNLDGGRIGIAAQALGIAEAAFEYAKKNDAGIELADMAVSVEAARLLVYRAACLRAAGQACGREASMAKLFASKAVVTITSQCINQLAGNGPAERFFRDAKVTEIYEGTSEIQRIVISKHLAKGMGR is encoded by the coding sequence ATGAATCTTGAGCTGACCGATGTGCAGCAGAGAACGCGTGATGCGGCCCGGCACTTTGCAGAAAATATAGCGGCAGCCTTTGTTCCACAGATGGAAGCTGGCGAGTTTCCTTACGCACTCGTTCAAAAAATGGCAGAGCATGGACTGATGGGATTGACGGTGCCGAAAGAATATGGCGGTGCCGGGCTTGATTTTGTTTCCTACATTACGGCTGTTCACGAGCTGTCAAAAGTAAGCGCAGCGGCCGGTGTGATTTTGTCGGTTCATACATCCGTCGGCACAGCCCCTATTCTGGCTTTTGGAACGGAGGAGCAAAAGAACGCGTATATACCAAAGCTCGCCTCCGGCAAATGGCTCGGTGCTTTTTGTTTAACCGAGCCATCGTCGGGCTCTGATGCCTCTTCTTTAAAAACGACAGCACGCCGCGATGGTGATGCCTATGTTTTAAATGGCTCCAAACTGTTTGTCACAAACGGCGGAGCAGCGGATTTATATGTTATTTTTGCCAGGTCAGAAGCCGGTATTACGGCTTTTGTAGTCGAAAAAGGTACACCTGGCTTTCTCATTGGCAAGGATGAGAAAAAAATGGGTCTTCACGGGTCAAAAACGACGGCTCTTACCTTTGAAGACATGCGTCTGCCGCTCCAAAACAGACTTGGAGAAGAAGGAAGAGGCTTTCAAATTGCAATGTCTAATTTGGATGGGGGGCGTATTGGTATTGCAGCACAGGCGCTCGGCATCGCAGAAGCGGCTTTTGAGTATGCAAAGAAAAACGATGCAGGTATAGAGCTGGCTGACATGGCTGTATCGGTTGAAGCAGCCAGGCTGCTTGTCTACCGGGCTGCGTGTTTGCGTGCAGCCGGCCAGGCGTGCGGAAGGGAGGCGTCTATGGCAAAGCTTTTTGCTTCAAAAGCAGTAGTCACCATCACAAGCCAATGCATCAACCAGCTTGCCGGAAACGGGCCGGCAGAACGGTTTTTCCGCGATGCAAAAGTAACAGAGATTTACGAAGGGACGTCGGAGATTCAGCGAATTGTGATCAGCAAGCATTTGGCAAAGGGGATGGGAAGATGA
- the rpoE gene encoding DNA-directed RNA polymerase subunit delta has protein sequence MVSLQQHSKEELKEMSFLELAHLILADKREPVAFNDLLSEIQKHLEISEQEVKGRMVQFYTDLNIDGSFLPLGENRWGLRAWYPVEKLEEETTNAPVKTRKKKAKKAVEDDFEEDILEEEDELIDFEEEDFEEEEEDLDLDDDLEDDDLEDDLDVDIDEDLDEEEEEFEEEEGAEDEYDLDDK, from the coding sequence ATGGTGAGCTTGCAACAACATTCGAAAGAAGAATTAAAGGAAATGTCATTTCTTGAACTGGCGCATTTGATCCTTGCCGATAAGCGGGAGCCGGTTGCATTTAACGATTTACTGTCTGAAATTCAAAAGCATCTGGAAATTTCAGAGCAGGAAGTAAAAGGCCGTATGGTTCAATTTTACACAGATTTAAACATCGACGGTAGCTTTTTGCCACTCGGTGAAAACCGCTGGGGGCTTCGTGCATGGTATCCAGTTGAAAAACTGGAAGAAGAAACAACAAATGCACCAGTGAAAACGCGTAAGAAAAAAGCGAAAAAAGCAGTGGAAGATGATTTCGAAGAAGACATTCTTGAAGAAGAAGACGAGCTGATCGATTTTGAAGAAGAAGACTTTGAAGAAGAAGAAGAAGATCTTGATCTGGATGACGATCTAGAAGATGATGATCTGGAAGATGATTTAGACGTTGATATCGATGAAGACCTTGATGAAGAAGAAGAAGAATTTGAAGAAGAAGAAGGCGCCGAGGACGAGTACGACCTTGACGATAAATAA
- a CDS encoding 4Fe-4S dicluster domain-containing protein → MNGWLWLNAAAALFVIAYSIFLFIYLLKTRYTFIRLGKKEEWHSKRNERLKNMMVHVFGQKKLLKDKKSGAIHVMFFYGFLLVQLGALDFIIKGVVPGAHLPLGPLYGPFTFFQEMVTLVILAAVVWAFYRRYIEKLVRLKRGWKSGLVLVFIGSLMLSVLIGNGMWLLWQEKAAGFGWSEPIASLIAIPFAGLGQPSIVGLFYVMWWVHLLVLLAFLVYVPQSKHAHLIAGPVNTYIHRLEQAGTLRKIDFEDEAQESFGAGRIEDFTRAQLLDLYACVECGRCTSMCPATGTGKMLSPMDLIVKLRDHLTFTGAAVTSKQPWVPAFAFSNTKGNQIAEGAFVYSPQLIGDVITEEELWACTTCRNCEDQCPVMNEHVDKIIDMRRYLVLTEGKMNPDAQRAMQNIERQGNPWGLNRKDKEKWRELRSDVYIPTMKEAQKAGEEPEYLFWVGSMGAFDSRSQKIALSFARLLNEAGISFAILGSKEKNSGDTPRRLGNEFLFQELAAANIAEFEKHGIRKIVTIDPHAYNAFKREYPDFGFQAEVYHHTELLDTLVREGKLKPVHPVNETVTFHDSCYLGRYNDVYDPPRNILAAIPGVRLVEMKRSRENSMCCGAGGGLMWMEEHTGHRINVARTEQALEQAPSVISSGCPFCLTMLSDGTKAKEIEETVATYDVAELLERAVLGRQKEADVS, encoded by the coding sequence ATGAACGGATGGCTATGGCTGAATGCGGCTGCGGCGCTTTTTGTAATCGCTTACTCCATTTTTTTGTTCATTTATTTATTGAAAACACGTTACACATTCATTCGGCTCGGTAAGAAAGAAGAATGGCATTCCAAAAGAAACGAACGTTTAAAAAACATGATGGTTCATGTATTTGGCCAGAAAAAACTGCTGAAAGATAAAAAAAGCGGAGCTATTCACGTGATGTTTTTTTATGGCTTTTTGCTTGTACAGCTCGGAGCGCTCGATTTTATTATAAAAGGGGTGGTGCCGGGTGCACATTTGCCGCTTGGTCCGCTTTACGGCCCATTTACGTTTTTTCAGGAAATGGTTACGCTCGTCATTCTCGCTGCCGTCGTCTGGGCATTTTACCGCCGCTACATTGAAAAGCTCGTTCGCTTAAAGCGTGGCTGGAAAAGCGGTCTTGTGCTCGTCTTTATCGGTTCCCTTATGCTGTCTGTTTTAATAGGGAACGGCATGTGGCTTCTCTGGCAGGAAAAGGCCGCCGGTTTCGGCTGGTCGGAGCCAATTGCCTCGCTCATTGCTATTCCTTTTGCCGGGCTTGGGCAGCCCTCCATCGTTGGCCTGTTTTATGTGATGTGGTGGGTGCATCTTCTGGTGCTGCTCGCTTTTCTTGTGTATGTGCCGCAGTCGAAGCACGCCCATTTGATTGCCGGTCCTGTTAATACGTATATTCACCGGCTCGAACAGGCGGGGACGCTTCGAAAAATCGATTTTGAAGATGAGGCGCAGGAGAGTTTCGGCGCAGGAAGAATAGAAGACTTTACCCGCGCACAGCTGCTTGATTTGTATGCCTGCGTAGAATGCGGCCGCTGTACTTCTATGTGCCCTGCAACCGGAACGGGTAAAATGCTGTCACCAATGGACTTGATTGTGAAGCTGCGCGACCATCTCACCTTTACTGGAGCAGCGGTTACCTCAAAGCAGCCATGGGTCCCGGCATTTGCTTTTTCCAATACAAAGGGCAATCAAATTGCTGAAGGAGCTTTTGTATACAGCCCGCAGCTGATTGGAGACGTCATCACGGAAGAAGAGCTATGGGCCTGTACAACCTGCCGGAATTGTGAAGATCAGTGCCCGGTTATGAATGAACACGTTGATAAAATCATTGATATGCGCCGCTACCTGGTACTGACAGAAGGAAAGATGAATCCAGATGCACAACGGGCCATGCAAAATATCGAGCGGCAAGGCAACCCGTGGGGACTGAATCGGAAGGACAAAGAAAAGTGGCGGGAGCTGCGCAGTGATGTTTACATTCCGACAATGAAAGAAGCACAAAAAGCCGGAGAGGAGCCGGAATATTTATTTTGGGTCGGCTCTATGGGTGCATTCGACAGCCGAAGCCAGAAGATCGCCCTATCGTTTGCAAGACTGCTCAATGAAGCAGGCATTTCCTTTGCCATTTTAGGCAGCAAGGAAAAAAACTCGGGTGATACGCCTCGGCGCCTCGGCAATGAATTTTTATTCCAGGAACTCGCTGCTGCGAATATAGCCGAATTTGAGAAGCATGGTATACGAAAAATTGTAACGATCGATCCGCACGCGTATAACGCCTTTAAAAGAGAATATCCGGATTTTGGATTTCAGGCGGAAGTGTACCATCATACCGAGCTGTTAGATACGCTTGTACGGGAAGGGAAGTTGAAGCCGGTGCATCCGGTAAACGAAACAGTCACTTTCCATGATTCCTGTTATCTTGGCCGGTATAATGATGTATATGACCCGCCTCGAAATATTCTGGCTGCGATTCCTGGAGTGCGGCTCGTCGAAATGAAACGCAGCCGGGAGAACAGCATGTGCTGCGGGGCAGGAGGGGGCTTGATGTGGATGGAAGAGCATACAGGCCACCGCATTAATGTGGCACGTACGGAGCAGGCGTTAGAGCAGGCTCCATCTGTGATCAGCTCGGGCTGCCCGTTTTGCTTAACGATGCTCAGTGATGGGACGAAAGCAAAAGAAATAGAAGAGACGGTTGCCACTTATGATGTAGCTGAATTGCTGGAAAGGGCTGTTTTAGGGCGACAAAAAGAAGCGGACGTATCTTAA
- a CDS encoding acyl-CoA dehydrogenase, giving the protein MNFTLSEEHSMIRKMVRDFAEKEIAPSAAKRDEEERFDPGIFHKMAELGLTGIPWPEAYGGIGSDYLAYCVTIEELSRVCASTGVTLSAHTSLASWPIYAFGTEEQKKKYLKPLAQGEKIGAYALTEPGGGSDAAGIKTTAHRDGASFVLNGSKIFITNGGIADLYIVFAKAEEGMTAFIVEKHFNGFSIGKKEKKMGIRSSPTTEIIFDNCHVPIENVLGEIGSGFKIAMKTLDGGRNGIAAQAVGIAQGALDAALSYARERRQFGKPIMANQGISFKLADMATSVEAARLLTYQAAWLESEGLPYGKASAMSKLMAGDTAMYITTEAVQIFGGYGYTKEYPVERFMRDAKITQIYEGTQEIQRLVISRFLST; this is encoded by the coding sequence ATGAACTTCACATTGTCAGAAGAGCACAGCATGATTCGGAAAATGGTGCGGGATTTCGCGGAAAAAGAAATTGCACCGTCTGCTGCCAAGCGTGATGAAGAAGAACGCTTTGACCCAGGGATTTTTCATAAAATGGCGGAACTCGGCTTAACAGGAATCCCGTGGCCGGAAGCATACGGAGGAATCGGCAGTGACTATCTTGCTTACTGTGTGACCATTGAAGAGCTCTCGCGTGTATGCGCTTCAACAGGTGTTACCCTGTCGGCTCATACCTCACTAGCCAGCTGGCCGATTTATGCGTTTGGAACAGAGGAGCAAAAAAAGAAATATTTAAAGCCGCTGGCACAGGGAGAAAAAATAGGTGCTTATGCACTGACAGAACCTGGGGGTGGATCAGATGCTGCCGGCATAAAAACAACGGCTCATCGTGACGGCGCCTCTTTCGTTTTAAATGGCTCTAAGATCTTTATTACAAATGGGGGCATTGCTGACTTATATATTGTTTTTGCGAAAGCAGAGGAAGGGATGACTGCTTTTATCGTAGAAAAACACTTTAATGGATTTTCGATCGGGAAAAAAGAAAAGAAAATGGGCATCCGTTCGTCCCCTACTACAGAAATTATCTTTGACAATTGCCACGTTCCGATAGAAAATGTATTAGGTGAAATTGGAAGCGGTTTTAAAATAGCGATGAAAACACTTGATGGCGGCCGCAATGGTATTGCCGCCCAGGCGGTTGGGATTGCACAGGGAGCGCTGGATGCGGCACTTTCCTATGCAAGAGAGCGCAGGCAGTTTGGAAAACCCATTATGGCGAACCAGGGCATTTCATTTAAACTCGCCGATATGGCGACTTCTGTTGAGGCGGCGAGACTGCTGACTTATCAAGCAGCCTGGCTGGAGTCAGAAGGCCTTCCATACGGAAAAGCATCGGCTATGTCTAAGCTCATGGCTGGTGATACGGCTATGTATATAACGACAGAAGCTGTTCAAATTTTCGGAGGCTACGGGTATACAAAAGAATATCCGGTTGAGCGATTTATGCGCGATGCGAAAATTACCCAGATTTATGAAGGGACACAGGAAATTCAGCGTCTTGTTATTTCCAGGTTTTTATCAACGTAA
- a CDS encoding YsnF/AvaK domain-containing protein, whose translation MENKNFIGVYHNETDLLAKIDELRANGYAEEDMYITVKDKDAVSMVRGRTNAEIETAGGSWGDRFMSFLSGVDPIREGFRNMGLSDAEADRYYSEIENGGMLLYVDRDYGTRYGSDYDPSSTVGLANGNRADLDGETLDPIDYDGLDSTRTGRSTTGLTDTNLGGNATFDTDRTLTDNLNEEEKLRLHEERLNVSKERVQTGEVQVEKEVVEEEQVIDVPVEREEVYVERRPVNDSDVSAFGDRAFEEDTETIRVPVTEERVEVTKKPVVTEEIVVGKRKVEDTETVRDTVRREEARIDEDDDERLRSERKRGLL comes from the coding sequence ATGGAAAACAAAAACTTTATTGGCGTATACCACAATGAAACGGATTTATTAGCAAAAATTGATGAGCTTAGAGCAAATGGATATGCAGAAGAAGACATGTATATTACTGTAAAAGACAAAGATGCGGTATCAATGGTAAGAGGACGCACAAACGCTGAAATCGAAACAGCAGGCGGCTCTTGGGGAGATCGCTTTATGTCCTTCCTATCGGGCGTAGATCCAATTCGCGAAGGCTTCCGTAATATGGGTCTTTCTGATGCAGAAGCGGACCGCTACTACAGCGAAATTGAAAATGGCGGCATGCTGCTTTATGTAGATCGTGATTACGGAACCCGCTATGGCAGCGATTATGATCCAAGCAGCACAGTAGGCCTTGCAAATGGAAACAGAGCAGACCTAGATGGAGAAACTTTGGATCCAATCGATTACGATGGCCTTGATTCAACAAGAACTGGCCGTTCAACGACGGGCTTGACGGATACAAACCTAGGCGGCAACGCTACGTTTGATACAGACCGTACTCTAACAGACAACTTGAACGAGGAAGAAAAGCTTCGCCTTCATGAAGAGCGCTTAAATGTAAGTAAAGAGCGTGTGCAAACAGGTGAAGTTCAAGTAGAAAAAGAAGTAGTCGAAGAAGAGCAGGTCATTGATGTACCGGTCGAGCGTGAAGAAGTGTATGTAGAGCGCCGTCCAGTAAATGACAGCGATGTGTCTGCATTTGGTGATCGTGCATTTGAAGAAGACACGGAGACAATCCGGGTTCCTGTTACGGAAGAGCGTGTTGAAGTAACGAAAAAACCGGTTGTAACCGAAGAAATCGTTGTTGGTAAACGAAAAGTAGAAGATACCGAAACAGTCCGTGACACTGTGCGCCGTGAAGAAGCGCGCATTGACGAAGACGATGATGAAAGACTGCGTTCAGAACGCAAGCGCGGTTTACTATAA
- a CDS encoding TetR/AcrR family transcriptional regulator: MERTKRPVPTSVKDTQLIEKRRAEMIRGSVQLFKQKGFHRTTTREIAKAAGFSIGTLYEYIRTKEDVLYLVCDSIYDQVKSRIEQMNLEEGTLENLKLGISHFFHVIDEMQDEVQVLYQEVKSLSNDVLPYVLEKEEEMTGMVEKLIQRCVDNGVLDMDKDHVRMLAQNIFVLGQMWGFRHWMLQENFTLEEYINLQIDLLFEGVKGYEKKAALK, from the coding sequence ATGGAGCGAACGAAACGGCCAGTGCCTACTTCGGTTAAAGACACACAATTGATTGAAAAGCGGCGGGCTGAGATGATCCGCGGTTCTGTGCAATTGTTTAAGCAAAAAGGATTTCATCGGACGACAACCCGTGAAATTGCAAAAGCAGCCGGTTTCAGTATTGGGACATTGTATGAATACATTCGGACAAAAGAAGATGTGCTATATCTTGTTTGCGACAGTATTTATGATCAAGTAAAGAGCCGGATCGAGCAAATGAATCTTGAGGAGGGGACGCTTGAAAACCTTAAGCTGGGCATCAGCCACTTCTTTCACGTGATTGATGAGATGCAGGATGAAGTTCAAGTATTGTATCAAGAAGTAAAATCCCTTTCAAACGATGTCCTTCCATATGTATTAGAAAAAGAAGAAGAAATGACAGGGATGGTGGAAAAGCTTATTCAGCGATGCGTTGATAATGGCGTGCTCGATATGGATAAAGACCACGTTCGTATGCTGGCCCAAAACATTTTTGTGCTGGGACAAATGTGGGGATTCCGCCACTGGATGCTTCAGGAGAATTTCACACTGGAGGAATACATTAACCTGCAGATAGATTTATTGTTCGAGGGTGTAAAAGGATATGAAAAAAAAGCCGCCCTCAAGTGA
- a CDS encoding 3-hydroxybutyryl-CoA dehydrogenase has protein sequence MKIRKIMVIGAGQMGTGIAQVCAQAGYEVILYDISHANLEEGRKRIGKNLARQVSKRRMSEEEKGDILARLEDSSSLGDAAEADMVIEAVVENMNVKREIFSQLDELVQDHAILASNTSSLPITEIAAATDRPENVIGMHFMNPVPVMRLVEIVRGLATSDEVHKKVEEVARTIGKVPVEVNDFPGFVSNRILMPMINEAIYALYEGAATKEAIDDVMKLGMNHPMGPIELADFIGLDTCLSVMEILHEGFGDDKYRPCPLLRKYVKAGWVGKKAGRGFYIYE, from the coding sequence GTGAAGATAAGAAAAATTATGGTGATCGGTGCCGGACAAATGGGCACAGGCATTGCACAGGTATGTGCGCAGGCAGGCTATGAAGTTATTTTATACGATATCAGCCACGCGAACTTGGAGGAGGGCCGGAAAAGAATCGGAAAAAATCTGGCCCGCCAAGTGTCAAAGAGGCGAATGAGTGAGGAAGAGAAAGGGGATATTCTGGCCAGACTGGAGGACTCATCTTCTCTTGGCGACGCAGCAGAGGCCGATATGGTGATTGAAGCAGTCGTTGAGAATATGAACGTAAAGCGGGAGATTTTCTCGCAGCTGGATGAACTCGTCCAGGATCATGCTATTTTGGCTTCTAATACGTCTTCTCTGCCGATTACTGAAATCGCAGCGGCGACGGATCGGCCGGAAAACGTGATTGGCATGCATTTTATGAACCCGGTGCCGGTGATGAGACTCGTTGAAATTGTTCGCGGGCTCGCTACATCGGATGAAGTCCACAAGAAGGTAGAAGAAGTAGCTAGAACGATTGGCAAAGTACCTGTGGAAGTCAATGACTTTCCAGGGTTTGTATCTAACCGGATTTTAATGCCAATGATCAATGAAGCGATTTATGCTCTTTATGAAGGAGCTGCCACAAAAGAAGCCATTGATGATGTCATGAAGCTTGGCATGAATCATCCAATGGGGCCGATTGAGCTGGCGGATTTTATCGGACTGGACACGTGTTTGTCTGTGATGGAGATTTTGCATGAAGGCTTTGGCGATGATAAATACCGGCCATGCCCGCTGCTTCGCAAGTATGTAAAAGCTGGCTGGGTCGGTAAAAAAGCAGGGCGCGGGTTTTATATATACGAGTAA